A genomic stretch from Bordetella sp. N includes:
- the rplO gene encoding 50S ribosomal protein L15, whose product MSDTQLQLNTIKPAEGSKHAKRRVGRGIGSGLGKTAGRGHKGQKSRSGGFHKVGFEGGQMPLQRRLPKRGFTPLGQHLYAEVRLSELQAVPVEEIDVQVLKQAGVVGQQVRYAKVIKSGELSRKVVLKGITATVGARAAIEAAGGSIA is encoded by the coding sequence ATGTCGGATACTCAACTTCAACTGAATACGATCAAGCCCGCCGAGGGCTCCAAGCATGCCAAGCGCCGTGTCGGCCGCGGCATCGGCTCGGGCCTGGGTAAGACCGCCGGTCGCGGTCACAAGGGTCAGAAGTCCCGTTCGGGTGGCTTCCACAAGGTCGGCTTCGAAGGCGGTCAAATGCCGCTGCAGCGTCGCTTGCCCAAGCGTGGTTTCACGCCCCTGGGTCAGCACCTGTACGCTGAAGTCCGCCTGTCGGAACTGCAGGCCGTGCCCGTCGAGGAAATCGATGTGCAAGTGCTGAAGCAGGCCGGTGTGGTTGGCCAGCAAGTCCGTTACGCCAAGGTCATCAAGTCTGGCGAACTCTCGCGCAAGGTCGTGCTCAAAGGCATTACCGCGACGGTCGGCGCTCGCGCCGCCATCGAAGCCGCGGGTGGTTCGATCGCTTGA
- the rpmD gene encoding 50S ribosomal protein L30, translating to MADKQIKVTLVRSVIGTKQDHRDTVRGLGLRRINSTKILKDTPEVRGMIRKVDYLVTVSEV from the coding sequence ATGGCTGACAAGCAGATCAAAGTTACGCTGGTGCGGTCGGTTATCGGCACCAAGCAGGATCACCGTGATACGGTGCGCGGCCTCGGCCTGCGTCGTATCAACAGCACCAAGATCCTGAAAGATACGCCCGAAGTGCGCGGCATGATCCGTAAAGTGGATTATCTCGTCACCGTTTCGGAAGTCTAA
- the rpsH gene encoding 30S ribosomal protein S8 produces MSMSDPIADMLTRIRNAQQVEKVTVSMPSSKLKAAIAAVLKDEGYIDGFEVKGTQAKPELELSLKYYAGRPVIERIERVSRPGLRIYKGRSSIPQVMNGLGVAIVSTSRGVMTDRKARANGVGGEVLCYVA; encoded by the coding sequence ATGAGCATGAGCGATCCCATCGCCGATATGCTGACCCGCATTCGCAATGCGCAGCAAGTTGAAAAAGTCACGGTGAGCATGCCCTCCTCGAAGCTGAAGGCCGCTATCGCGGCTGTGCTGAAGGACGAGGGTTATATCGACGGTTTCGAAGTCAAGGGCACCCAGGCCAAGCCTGAGCTCGAGCTTTCGCTGAAGTACTACGCCGGCCGCCCGGTGATCGAGCGCATCGAACGCGTTTCGCGTCCTGGCCTGCGTATCTACAAGGGCCGTAGCAGCATTCCTCAAGTCATGAACGGCTTGGGCGTGGCTATCGTGTCGACTTCGCGTGGCGTGATGACGGACCGCAAGGCCCGCGCCAATGGCGTCGGCGGCGAAGTCCTGTGCTACGTGGCCTAA
- a CDS encoding Rid family hydrolase, which translates to MTIQIINPDNAAPPLAPYSSATRAGNTIHVSGMLAVGPRGETVGVGDVRAQTRHVLESIKSVLAAAGATMKDIAFNQIFVKDLADYAAVNEVYAEYFPATPPARYCIRADLVKPEFLVEIAATAYVGD; encoded by the coding sequence ATGACCATACAGATCATCAATCCAGACAACGCCGCGCCGCCGCTGGCGCCGTACTCGTCGGCGACGCGCGCGGGCAACACCATCCATGTGTCGGGCATGCTCGCCGTCGGCCCGCGGGGCGAGACGGTCGGCGTGGGCGACGTGCGCGCGCAGACCCGCCACGTCCTGGAGTCGATCAAGAGTGTGCTGGCCGCGGCCGGTGCCACCATGAAGGACATCGCCTTCAACCAGATCTTCGTGAAGGATCTGGCCGACTACGCCGCGGTCAACGAGGTCTATGCGGAGTACTTCCCCGCCACGCCGCCGGCGCGCTATTGCATCCGCGCGGATCTGGTCAAACCGGAGTTCCTGGTTGAGATCGCGGCCACTGCTTACGTGGGAGATTGA
- a CDS encoding tripartite tricarboxylate transporter substrate binding protein: MNSALKYQRARRRACTLLGRALLAPALAGSALLGASLPMQAAYAQEAAYPAKPVKIVVGFPPGGAADLIARLVAERLGSALHQSFVVENRAGAGSTIGAGVVARAEPDGYTLLLGVTASQTIAPSIYSGLSYDSAKAFAPVAMLATIPVALVVNPDVPAKTPKELVDLARHANPALTFASSGIGAIPHLTAEIFQQAQGVKMLHVPFKGAAPAMTDLLSGRVQIMFDHLPSVLPSIRSGKLRVLGIAGSKRAAALPDVPTLAEAGVEGVQVRSWFGLLAPAGTPQPIVDKLNAEVVKAFATPEARKALAAMGAEADTTSPQAFADIIKADTAQWAAIVKKTGVKAE, from the coding sequence ATGAACAGCGCTTTGAAATACCAGCGCGCGCGTCGCCGCGCGTGCACGCTTCTAGGCCGCGCCCTGCTTGCGCCGGCCCTGGCGGGTTCGGCCTTGCTGGGCGCGAGCTTGCCGATGCAGGCCGCCTACGCTCAAGAGGCCGCCTATCCCGCCAAACCCGTCAAGATCGTGGTCGGATTTCCGCCCGGCGGGGCCGCCGACCTTATCGCGCGCCTGGTGGCCGAGCGCCTGGGCAGCGCGCTGCATCAGTCCTTCGTGGTGGAAAACCGGGCAGGCGCCGGCAGCACCATAGGCGCGGGCGTGGTCGCGCGCGCCGAGCCCGACGGCTATACGCTGCTGCTCGGCGTGACCGCCAGCCAGACCATCGCGCCCTCGATCTATTCGGGTCTGTCGTACGACAGCGCCAAGGCCTTCGCGCCGGTGGCCATGCTTGCCACCATTCCCGTTGCCTTGGTGGTCAATCCCGACGTCCCCGCCAAGACGCCGAAGGAGCTCGTCGACCTGGCGCGCCATGCCAATCCGGCGCTGACGTTCGCTTCCAGCGGCATCGGCGCGATACCCCACCTGACTGCCGAGATCTTCCAGCAGGCCCAGGGCGTGAAGATGCTGCATGTGCCTTTCAAGGGCGCGGCGCCGGCGATGACCGACCTTCTGTCCGGCCGCGTGCAGATCATGTTCGACCACCTGCCCTCCGTGTTGCCGTCGATACGCTCCGGCAAGCTGCGCGTGCTCGGCATTGCCGGAAGCAAGCGCGCGGCCGCCCTGCCTGATGTGCCCACGCTGGCCGAGGCAGGCGTGGAAGGCGTGCAGGTACGGTCGTGGTTCGGCCTGCTCGCGCCGGCGGGCACACCGCAGCCCATCGTCGACAAGCTCAATGCGGAAGTAGTCAAGGCCTTCGCCACGCCGGAGGCCCGGAAGGCACTCGCCGCCATGGGCGCCGAGGCCGACACCACCAGTCCGCAGGCATTCGCGGACATCATCAAGGCGGACACCGCGCAGTGGGCCGCCATTGTCAAGAAGACCGGCGTCAAGGCCGAATGA
- the rplX gene encoding 50S ribosomal protein L24 — protein MNNIRKGDEVIVLTGRDKKRRGTVLERIDADHVLVEGVNVVKKHTKPNPMANNPGGIVEKTLPIHVSNVALFNPATGKGDRVGVKEVDGRKVRVFRSNGAVVGAKA, from the coding sequence ATGAACAACATCCGTAAAGGCGACGAAGTTATCGTCCTCACCGGCCGCGACAAGAAGCGTCGTGGCACCGTGCTCGAGCGTATCGACGCCGACCACGTGCTGGTCGAAGGCGTGAACGTCGTCAAGAAGCACACCAAGCCCAACCCGATGGCCAACAACCCCGGCGGCATCGTTGAAAAGACGCTGCCCATCCACGTTTCGAACGTGGCGCTGTTCAACCCTGCCACTGGCAAGGGCGACCGCGTGGGCGTCAAGGAAGTTGACGGCCGTAAGGTGCGCGTGTTCCGTTCCAATGGTGCCGTTGTCGGCGCCAAGGCGTAA
- the rplE gene encoding 50S ribosomal protein L5 — protein MTRLQTIYRDKIVGELTEKFGYKSPMQVPRITKITLNMGVSEAVADKKVIEHAVGDLTKIAGQKPVITKTKKAIAGFKIRENYPIGCMVTLRGQRMYEFLDRLVAIALPRVRDFRGISGRAFDGRGNYNVGVKEQIIFPEIEYDKIDALRGLNISITTSAKTDEEAKALLTAFSFPFRN, from the coding sequence ATGACCCGTTTGCAAACTATCTATCGCGACAAGATCGTCGGTGAATTGACGGAAAAGTTCGGCTACAAGAGCCCGATGCAAGTTCCGCGCATCACCAAGATCACGCTGAACATGGGCGTTTCGGAAGCCGTGGCCGACAAGAAGGTCATCGAGCACGCCGTGGGCGACCTGACCAAGATCGCCGGCCAAAAGCCCGTGATCACCAAGACCAAGAAAGCTATCGCCGGTTTCAAGATCCGCGAAAACTATCCGATTGGTTGCATGGTGACGCTGCGCGGTCAACGCATGTACGAATTCCTGGACCGCCTGGTGGCGATTGCCTTGCCTCGTGTGCGTGACTTCCGTGGTATCTCCGGCCGTGCGTTTGATGGCCGTGGCAACTACAACGTCGGGGTGAAAGAGCAGATCATTTTCCCCGAAATCGAATACGACAAAATCGACGCGCTGCGTGGGCTGAACATCAGCATCACCACCTCCGCCAAGACTGACGAAGAAGCCAAGGCTCTGTTGACCGCCTTCAGCTTCCCGTTCCGTAACTAA
- the rplR gene encoding 50S ribosomal protein L18 translates to MDKKVSRLRRAVPTRRKILELRVHRLSIFRSNLHIYANIISPEGDRVLVSASTLEAEVRAQLGQAGKGGNKAAAELVGKRVAEKAKAAGIELVAFDRSGFRYHGRVKALADAAREAGLKF, encoded by the coding sequence ATGGACAAGAAAGTATCTCGTTTGCGTCGTGCGGTTCCGACCCGCCGGAAGATCCTCGAACTGCGCGTTCACCGCCTGTCGATCTTCCGCTCGAACCTGCACATCTACGCGAACATCATTTCGCCGGAAGGCGATCGCGTGCTGGTCAGCGCCTCGACGCTGGAAGCCGAAGTGCGCGCCCAGCTGGGCCAGGCTGGCAAGGGTGGCAACAAAGCCGCCGCCGAACTGGTTGGCAAGCGCGTCGCCGAGAAGGCCAAGGCCGCCGGTATCGAACTGGTTGCCTTCGATCGCTCGGGCTTCCGTTACCATGGCCGCGTGAAAGCGCTGGCCGATGCCGCGCGCGAAGCCGGCCTCAAGTTCTAA
- the rplN gene encoding 50S ribosomal protein L14, whose translation MIQMQTTLDVADNTGARRVRCIKVLGGSKRRYAAIGDIIKISVLDAAPRGRVKKGEIYNAVVVRTAKGVRRKDGSLIRFGNNAAVLLNAKHEPIGTRIFGPVTRELRTERFMKIVSLAPEVL comes from the coding sequence ATGATCCAAATGCAGACCACGCTGGACGTGGCCGACAATACTGGTGCGCGCCGTGTGCGCTGCATCAAGGTGCTCGGCGGCTCCAAGCGCCGTTATGCCGCTATCGGTGACATCATCAAAATCAGCGTCCTGGACGCCGCTCCTCGCGGTCGTGTCAAGAAGGGCGAAATCTACAACGCCGTGGTCGTTCGCACCGCCAAGGGCGTGCGTCGCAAAGACGGTTCGTTGATTCGCTTCGGCAACAATGCTGCCGTGCTGCTCAACGCCAAGCATGAGCCCATCGGTACTCGTATCTTCGGACCCGTTACGCGTGAACTGCGTACCGAGCGCTTCATGAAGATCGTGTCGTTGGCCCCGGAAGTGCTGTAA
- the infA gene encoding translation initiation factor IF-1 codes for MAKDDVIQMQGEVIENLPNAMFRVKLENGHVVLGHISGKMRMHYIRILPGDKVTVELTPYDLSKARIVFRSK; via the coding sequence ATGGCAAAGGACGACGTCATACAGATGCAGGGCGAGGTCATTGAGAACCTCCCCAACGCAATGTTCCGCGTCAAGCTTGAGAATGGCCACGTTGTCCTGGGCCACATTTCGGGCAAGATGCGTATGCACTACATCCGGATCCTGCCGGGCGACAAGGTCACAGTGGAGCTCACGCCCTATGACCTGTCAAAAGCCAGGATCGTGTTCCGCTCGAAATAA
- the rpsQ gene encoding 30S ribosomal protein S17: MSETQNTQPAKRQRTLVGKVVSNKMDKTVVVLVERRVKHPIYGKIIVRSAKYKAHDETNQINEGDTVEIAEGRPISRSKAWSVVRLVEAARII; this comes from the coding sequence ATGAGCGAAACGCAAAACACCCAACCCGCCAAGCGCCAGCGTACGCTGGTCGGCAAGGTCGTCAGCAACAAGATGGACAAGACCGTGGTCGTTCTCGTCGAACGCCGCGTGAAGCACCCCATCTATGGCAAGATCATCGTGCGCTCCGCCAAGTACAAGGCGCATGACGAGACGAACCAGATCAACGAAGGCGATACGGTTGAAATCGCCGAAGGCCGCCCCATCTCGCGCTCGAAGGCGTGGAGCGTGGTGCGCCTGGTTGAGGCCGCTCGCATCATCTGA
- the rpsE gene encoding 30S ribosomal protein S5: MAKAQGKGPVEKENDDGLREKMIAVNRVSKVVKGGRTMSFAALTVVGDGDGRIGMGKGKAREVPVSVQKAMEQARRGLFKVALKNGTLFHTVVGQHGASKVLISPAPEGTGVIAGGPMRAIFEVMGVRNVVAKSLGSSNPYNMVRATLNGLRASMTPSEVAAKRGKTVEEILG, translated from the coding sequence ATGGCTAAAGCACAAGGCAAGGGCCCGGTCGAGAAGGAAAACGACGACGGTCTGCGCGAGAAAATGATTGCGGTCAACCGCGTCAGCAAGGTGGTGAAGGGTGGTCGTACCATGTCCTTCGCCGCTCTGACGGTGGTTGGCGACGGCGACGGCCGCATCGGCATGGGCAAGGGCAAGGCGCGTGAAGTGCCGGTCTCGGTCCAAAAGGCGATGGAACAGGCCCGCCGCGGTCTGTTCAAGGTTGCTCTGAAGAACGGTACGCTGTTTCACACGGTAGTTGGCCAGCACGGCGCCTCCAAGGTGCTGATCTCGCCGGCACCTGAAGGTACCGGCGTTATCGCCGGCGGCCCGATGCGCGCTATCTTCGAAGTGATGGGCGTCCGTAACGTGGTTGCGAAGAGCCTCGGCTCCAGCAATCCCTACAACATGGTCCGCGCTACGCTGAATGGCCTGCGCGCCTCCATGACCCCGTCGGAAGTTGCCGCCAAGCGTGGCAAGACCGTCGAAGAGATCTTGGGGTAA
- the rpmC gene encoding 50S ribosomal protein L29, with the protein MKAQELRTKDVAELQKELESLLRAQFGLRMQRATQQLANTSQLGKVRRDIARVRTLLTEKAGS; encoded by the coding sequence ATGAAAGCCCAAGAACTCCGTACCAAAGACGTCGCCGAGCTGCAGAAAGAGCTCGAGAGCCTGCTCCGTGCCCAATTCGGTCTGCGTATGCAGAGAGCTACTCAGCAGCTCGCCAACACCAGCCAGCTGGGCAAAGTGCGTCGTGACATCGCTCGCGTCCGCACCTTGCTGACCGAGAAGGCAGGAAGCTAA
- a CDS encoding aspartyl/asparaginyl beta-hydroxylase domain-containing protein, with translation MNPLAPASAPNLFSRCFFGLVDWLRNRIAKASLVGDHPIFDNARFPWIPALEAQAPAIQAELMGVLGNREQLPAFHELSPDVATITADDQWKTFVFMAYGLRSARNMARCPATTAALKHIPGIRTAFFSILEPGKRIPLHRGPYNGVLRLHLGLVVPQPRENCWIEVNGQRYIWREGQAVVFDDLYPHEVHNDTDGVRVVLFVDFERPCSAPMRWINKLVLAAAPMTPEIKRGKANHDLWEKDYYSRH, from the coding sequence TTGAATCCCCTCGCGCCCGCTTCCGCCCCGAATCTTTTCTCACGTTGCTTCTTTGGCCTGGTCGACTGGCTACGCAACCGGATCGCCAAGGCTTCCCTTGTTGGCGACCATCCTATTTTCGACAACGCCCGGTTTCCCTGGATCCCGGCGCTCGAAGCTCAGGCCCCGGCCATCCAGGCCGAGCTGATGGGCGTGCTCGGCAACCGCGAGCAGCTGCCGGCCTTTCATGAACTGTCACCTGACGTCGCCACCATCACGGCCGACGATCAGTGGAAGACCTTCGTCTTCATGGCGTACGGGCTGCGATCCGCCCGCAATATGGCCCGCTGTCCGGCGACGACCGCGGCGCTCAAGCATATTCCCGGCATCCGCACGGCTTTCTTTTCCATTCTGGAGCCGGGCAAACGCATTCCCCTGCACCGCGGCCCCTATAACGGCGTACTCCGCCTGCATCTGGGCCTGGTCGTGCCGCAGCCGCGTGAAAACTGCTGGATCGAGGTGAATGGCCAGCGTTACATCTGGCGGGAAGGGCAGGCCGTGGTTTTCGACGATCTGTACCCGCACGAGGTCCACAACGACACCGATGGGGTGCGCGTGGTGCTGTTCGTCGACTTCGAGCGCCCCTGTAGCGCGCCCATGCGCTGGATCAACAAGCTGGTTCTCGCCGCGGCGCCCATGACGCCAGAGATCAAACGGGGCAAAGCCAACCACGATCTGTGGGAAAAAGACTACTATAGTCGGCACTAG
- a CDS encoding LysR family transcriptional regulator, whose protein sequence is MQHLDLTALRYFSETAMTGSIRLASARLHVTPSAISRQIAKLEHRLGTVLFERRPTGVALTASGQLLADELVAIYGNLSRVQTLIGDLEGLRRGEVVIHCLEGAVDTWLPDVIARYHAQHPGIEFNVLVSSTDRAVEALAAGRCDIALMFKAPPRADIEVVASDSEPLVALVSPTHALARRRSVTVPDLLRHKLAMPDASFGVRQVLDRYLRQGRIDAPWLLTANSIAMTRSLVRRGVAVTILPHLSAQHDCELGLLKALPISRAGALRADVQLCVRRDRPLTAAAHHAMRLMTGAFAGLFTAPAP, encoded by the coding sequence ATGCAACACCTCGATCTGACCGCTCTACGTTATTTTTCCGAGACCGCCATGACGGGCTCCATACGTCTGGCCTCCGCGCGGCTGCACGTCACGCCCTCGGCGATCAGCCGGCAGATCGCCAAGCTTGAGCACCGCCTGGGTACGGTGCTGTTCGAGCGGCGCCCCACCGGCGTGGCGCTCACCGCATCCGGGCAGTTGCTGGCCGACGAACTGGTGGCCATCTACGGCAACCTGTCGCGCGTGCAGACGCTTATCGGCGACCTCGAAGGGCTGCGCCGCGGTGAGGTGGTCATCCATTGCCTGGAAGGCGCCGTCGACACCTGGTTGCCGGATGTCATCGCGCGTTATCACGCGCAGCATCCCGGCATCGAATTCAACGTTCTGGTTTCCAGTACGGACCGTGCCGTCGAGGCCCTGGCGGCGGGCCGCTGCGATATCGCGTTGATGTTCAAGGCGCCGCCGCGCGCCGACATCGAGGTCGTCGCCAGCGACAGCGAACCGCTGGTGGCCCTGGTCAGCCCGACGCACGCCCTGGCGCGCCGGCGCTCCGTGACCGTGCCGGATCTATTACGCCACAAGCTGGCCATGCCGGACGCCAGCTTCGGCGTGCGCCAGGTGCTCGATCGCTATCTGCGGCAAGGCCGCATCGATGCGCCGTGGCTGCTCACCGCGAACTCGATTGCCATGACGCGCAGCCTGGTGAGGCGGGGCGTCGCCGTGACCATCCTGCCCCATCTGTCGGCGCAGCACGATTGCGAACTGGGGCTGTTGAAGGCCTTGCCGATCTCACGCGCGGGCGCCTTGCGCGCTGACGTTCAGCTTTGTGTGAGGCGAGACCGTCCGCTGACCGCGGCCGCGCATCACGCCATGCGGCTTATGACGGGCGCCTTCGCCGGCCTGTTCACGGCGCCGGCGCCCTGA
- a CDS encoding alpha/beta fold hydrolase — MPHIDANGISHAYTFHGPEDGAPLVLIAGMGGAGSFWQPQIEAFAARHRVLVYDQRGTGGTARVPVRDIYQLADDLLSLMDVLGIASADLVGHSTGGAIAQVIAARQPQRVARMALYASVHRADAYRRRVWGLRKKILQELGPEIYAQTTSLFFYPPEYVAANDAALQAVEQRSAAGEISAAEIMASRIDAILAFDFAQELKTITAPTLVCCAEDDMLTPAYFSREIAAAIPGAKLVLMDRGGHAWSRSRTAEFNQTVLGFLDQAA, encoded by the coding sequence ATGCCGCATATCGATGCGAACGGAATCTCGCACGCCTATACCTTCCACGGTCCGGAGGATGGCGCACCGTTGGTGCTGATCGCCGGCATGGGGGGCGCCGGCTCGTTCTGGCAACCGCAGATCGAAGCCTTCGCGGCCAGGCACCGCGTGCTGGTGTACGACCAACGCGGGACGGGCGGCACGGCGCGCGTACCAGTGCGCGATATCTATCAGCTCGCGGATGATCTGCTGTCCTTGATGGATGTCCTGGGGATCGCGTCGGCCGATCTGGTCGGCCATTCCACCGGCGGCGCCATCGCACAGGTCATCGCCGCGCGCCAGCCGCAACGGGTCGCGCGTATGGCGCTCTATGCCAGCGTGCATCGCGCCGACGCGTACCGCCGGCGAGTGTGGGGGCTGCGCAAGAAAATCCTGCAGGAACTGGGTCCGGAGATCTACGCGCAGACCACGTCACTGTTCTTCTACCCGCCTGAATACGTCGCCGCCAATGACGCGGCTTTGCAAGCCGTGGAGCAACGGTCGGCGGCGGGAGAAATCTCCGCTGCGGAAATCATGGCCAGCCGCATCGATGCCATCCTGGCATTCGATTTCGCGCAGGAGCTGAAGACGATCACGGCACCGACGCTGGTCTGTTGCGCCGAAGACGACATGCTGACACCGGCCTATTTTTCGCGGGAAATCGCGGCGGCGATACCGGGTGCGAAATTGGTACTGATGGATCGCGGCGGCCACGCCTGGTCGCGTAGCCGGACGGCCGAGTTTAACCAGACGGTGCTCGGATTTCTGGATCAGGCCGCATAA
- the rplF gene encoding 50S ribosomal protein L6 produces the protein MSRIAKYPVNLPKGVEATVAQDQIIVKGPLGSLTQPLTGDVAISLDNGVLSFAAANESRQAGAMSGTVRALVNNMVTGVSKGFERKLTLVGVGYRAQVQGDAVKLQLGFSHDVVHKLPAGIKAECPTQTEILIKGSDKQVVGQVAAEIRAYRPPEPYKGKGVRYADERVIIKETKKK, from the coding sequence ATGTCACGTATCGCCAAGTACCCCGTAAATCTGCCCAAGGGTGTCGAAGCCACCGTTGCGCAAGATCAAATCATCGTCAAGGGCCCGCTGGGCTCGCTGACGCAACCCCTGACGGGCGACGTCGCCATCTCGCTGGATAACGGCGTGTTGAGCTTCGCCGCGGCTAACGAATCGCGTCAAGCTGGCGCGATGTCGGGCACCGTGCGCGCTCTGGTCAACAATATGGTGACCGGTGTCAGCAAGGGTTTCGAACGTAAGCTGACCCTGGTGGGCGTGGGTTATCGCGCTCAAGTCCAGGGCGACGCCGTGAAGCTGCAACTCGGTTTCTCGCATGATGTGGTGCACAAGCTGCCGGCCGGTATCAAGGCCGAATGCCCGACCCAGACGGAAATTCTGATCAAGGGTTCGGACAAGCAGGTTGTTGGCCAGGTGGCCGCGGAAATCCGCGCTTATCGTCCGCCGGAGCCCTACAAGGGCAAGGGCGTTCGTTATGCGGATGAGCGCGTCATCATCAAAGAAACCAAGAAGAAGTAA
- the secY gene encoding preprotein translocase subunit SecY, translating to MANAQALGKTGARYGDLKRRFVFLILALVVYRLGTHIPVPGINPDALADLFRQNQGGILGLFNMFSGGALSRFSVFALGIMPYISASIIMQLMSVVVPSLEALKKEGEAGRRKITQYTRYGTVLLALVQAVGISVALESQPGLVTDPGMLFRFTTVVTLLTGTMFIMWLGEQITERGLGNGISILIFSGIVAGLPTALAGLLDLVRTNSMSVLSALFIVALVIAVTAFVVFVERGQRKITVNYAKRQVGNKIYGGQSSHLPLKLNMAGVIPPIFASSIILFPATITSWFSSSEKMRWLGDLAAALSPRQPLYITLYSAAIIFFCFFYTALVFNSRETADNLKKSGAFVPGIRPGEQTARYIDKILMRLTLAGALYITLVCLFPEFLVMRWNVPFYFGGTSLLIIVVVTMDFMAQVQAYMMSHQYDSLLKKANFKGSNSNLPMR from the coding sequence GTGGCTAACGCACAGGCACTAGGCAAGACAGGGGCTCGTTACGGCGATCTGAAGCGTCGTTTCGTTTTCCTGATCCTCGCCTTGGTGGTGTACCGCTTAGGTACGCATATCCCGGTTCCGGGCATCAACCCGGATGCGTTGGCGGACTTGTTCCGTCAAAATCAGGGCGGGATCCTGGGCCTCTTCAACATGTTCTCGGGCGGTGCGCTGTCCCGCTTCTCGGTCTTCGCGCTGGGGATCATGCCGTACATCTCGGCATCGATCATCATGCAGTTGATGTCGGTAGTGGTGCCGTCGCTCGAGGCGTTGAAAAAGGAAGGCGAAGCTGGTCGTCGCAAGATTACCCAATACACCCGCTACGGCACGGTTCTGCTGGCGCTGGTTCAAGCGGTGGGTATCTCGGTGGCACTGGAATCGCAACCGGGTCTGGTGACGGATCCTGGCATGTTGTTCCGCTTCACCACGGTCGTGACCCTGCTCACCGGCACCATGTTCATCATGTGGCTGGGCGAACAGATCACCGAGCGTGGCCTGGGCAACGGTATCTCCATCCTGATCTTCTCGGGGATCGTGGCGGGGCTGCCGACCGCGCTGGCCGGCTTGCTGGACCTGGTGCGGACGAACTCGATGTCGGTGCTTTCGGCTCTGTTCATCGTGGCCTTGGTGATTGCGGTGACGGCTTTTGTGGTGTTCGTGGAACGCGGACAGCGCAAGATCACCGTCAACTACGCCAAGCGCCAGGTGGGCAACAAGATCTACGGCGGCCAGAGCTCGCATCTGCCGTTGAAGCTGAATATGGCTGGTGTGATTCCTCCCATCTTCGCCTCGTCGATCATCCTGTTCCCGGCCACGATTACCAGCTGGTTTTCGAGCAGCGAAAAGATGCGTTGGTTGGGTGATCTGGCAGCGGCTTTGTCGCCGCGCCAGCCGCTCTACATCACGCTGTATTCCGCCGCTATCATTTTCTTCTGCTTTTTCTATACGGCTCTGGTGTTCAACAGCCGCGAAACGGCGGACAACCTGAAGAAGAGTGGTGCTTTCGTTCCGGGCATCCGTCCCGGTGAACAGACCGCGCGTTATATCGACAAGATCTTGATGCGCTTGACCCTGGCTGGTGCGTTGTATATCACCCTGGTCTGCCTGTTCCCCGAGTTCCTGGTTATGCGCTGGAACGTGCCGTTCTACTTCGGTGGTACTTCGTTGTTGATTATCGTCGTCGTGACGATGGATTTCATGGCTCAGGTCCAGGCCTACATGATGTCTCACCAGTACGACTCACTGCTCAAGAAGGCTAACTTCAAGGGCTCGAATTCGAATCTGCCGATGCGTTAG
- the rpsN gene encoding 30S ribosomal protein S14 — MAKLSLINRDIKRAKMAEKFSAKRTALKAIIDDQSKPEEERYQARLKLQQLPRNAAPSRQRNRCTVTGRPRGVFSKFGLTRHKLREMAMRGEIPGMTKASW, encoded by the coding sequence GTGGCCAAACTTTCACTGATCAATCGTGATATCAAGCGCGCCAAAATGGCGGAGAAGTTTTCCGCCAAGCGCACCGCACTGAAGGCAATCATCGACGACCAGTCGAAGCCCGAAGAAGAACGTTACCAAGCTCGGCTCAAGCTGCAACAGCTGCCGCGCAACGCCGCTCCCAGCCGCCAACGTAATCGTTGCACGGTCACGGGTCGCCCGCGTGGCGTGTTCAGCAAGTTCGGCCTGACGCGCCACAAACTTCGCGAAATGGCTATGCGTGGGGAAATCCCGGGCATGACCAAGGCCAGCTGGTAG